From a single Microbacterium terrisoli genomic region:
- a CDS encoding methylated-DNA--[protein]-cysteine S-methyltransferase, translated as MVSFGTVDSPVGRLGVTSDGDAITGVGWGLRRPMDATTDPDPVLSAAISQLAAYFAGTLRRFDVPFDLGPQAEGTRTVLTTLFETVDYGEKVTYGELADRSGCGIPARGIGAIMGANPIPIIVPCHRVVAGDGLGGYSGGERGQGLATKRWLLEFEGALPAALF; from the coding sequence ATGGTTTCGTTCGGCACCGTCGACTCGCCGGTCGGCAGACTGGGAGTGACCAGCGACGGCGACGCGATCACGGGCGTCGGCTGGGGTCTTCGGCGGCCGATGGATGCCACGACCGACCCGGATCCGGTGCTGAGCGCCGCGATCAGCCAATTGGCGGCCTATTTCGCCGGAACGCTGCGCCGGTTCGACGTGCCGTTCGACCTCGGGCCGCAGGCCGAGGGCACGCGCACGGTCCTGACCACGCTGTTCGAGACCGTCGACTACGGCGAGAAGGTCACCTACGGCGAGCTCGCGGACCGCAGCGGCTGCGGCATCCCGGCACGCGGCATCGGGGCGATCATGGGCGCGAATCCGATCCCCATCATCGTGCCCTGCCATCGCGTCGTGGCAGGCGATGGCCTGGGTGGATACTCCGGCGGCGAGCGCGGTCAGGGCCTTGCCACGAAGCGCTGGCTGCTCGAGTTCGAGGGAGCGTTGCCGGCGGCGCTGTTCTGA
- a CDS encoding SpvB/TcaC N-terminal domain-containing protein, protein MECARKWLAVAVGIGVVAAIGFTPGVAQAEATAGSASAGIAALLGLPDQGGPQQTDTQTLPGLQSVDPSSQISLIDPPTANNQGAARLSYPIEVPAGRADSQPKLSIAYDSSAANGWLGLGWDLSSEAISVDTRWGVPRYDPDNESESYDFSGNELTPLAHTGDLQPRQKNREFKERIEGTFYTIIRWGDSPADYWWEVIDQSATAYYFGAKLTYVKDAHGDAVLTPTLDEDQVLRDAKGNIFKWPLTVMHDFSGNVTTYQYTRVDDPVSAKADLAGTQLYLSKITYDGFDSGEAIEPGPYTVTLALTPYVSGTTPRPDAITDARGGFLQVTARLLSTVTVAYDGTTIRSYKLAYQPGEFHKTLLRSIAEYGADGTKFNTHTFAYYDTVKPDGDTAGYNGFTKNATTWDTGSDSGVTGADISGLENPSSLSGGYSNSYDGHIYLGFNPLEPSKDGSVGATLDVNHIDSDESLALLDINGDGLPDKVFERGSGVYYRLNRSGPDGGYTFGEAHEVQGLNTLGTQSADSVTVGPEAHIAASLAYGHTWTVNTSRVYFIDVNNDALPDLVHGTSVLFNHLVKADDGTMTPAFSADSAPTRVPIGESHVDAKALLPELTEIYQQELKASPLVDAVRRWVAPYSGTIAITGSAGMADPAPSSYDTADGVTVAIQHNGAQLWSQHVGARATDGVTPPEGKVGAIDVKAGDRIYFRVESGYDGKYDAVAWNPTITYTDRAAGTDVNGLPTTVFTAADDFTTAGRPDMRITMPFTGTIGLSGALYKTAPTSDDVTLQVLDVGMVGAAAHTPKVLFTRTLRADQIGTITPPDDLDVAKGQVLELKVAVDSRIDLARIRWAPQLYYTAGTAADGEPLVTTDQSGKHVIQLNPPYSTDVYARSTMASPQTGVARDKGAYVIVPSTPATVPATPGQAGATGDPVPMAGHPTGTIVFTAKTAHRLLAKETLTVTKGLVTACSIEKTTDASTSACDLNATGGWPSVTIDLDTDARVFYAFSTVDPVLSDDITSGAAGGDAVPVYGAYNTADSAQNVITGKGLYAQPYRGWASTSYNGGNRSDADAAMDESKLIIDTSDYPSPDDYYHPDLGSDGEHSNNTNTHPYPTNDTAFDPTKGGFVGAADSPNPINADAWPLAPSPAHRDESTQPAADLPDQWAGSKNESWTRAGTMSSTRLGQDYVQVPSADDFATAGAVWQVSLSQQDAIEADLFGIGGSYSWGYSDGLLDELDMNGDGFPDIVSGGNVQYTDQVGRLDSSAASVLGAGAAGGIPGLPGSNSVRETHSSAWSLGLSGDLARFGADAKGSTNAPQQAQPGSGIVKKAGSASSGAHAADEGTAKRNAAGALPGSAGGAAESGGAAGEESDSEGSGGSSAVSKRGSGSSGASGNDAEGGAPLSASDIASKLNLGVSGKYGQGTSNHDDDHEPGFPLVDTDLIDINGDGLPDRVSTDDNGHMKVAFNLGYAFTDAVSWSDDAVVQKGSSASVTGGATLGFNDGMFGISGGVAGGTEADQDDGVLVDMNGDGLVDYATDKDGELLVAVNTGDGFAAPVVWQHAMTSAPIDGVDSQVATSTSVDLGGGGYFTVGIPTCFIPPDFEPACYIIINPGFDYSRSMTRQELQLRDVNGDGYPDNLASTSESKLDVKLNQTGTTNLLKTVDRPLGASFDIEYARTGNTTDDPSSTWAMSKVTVHADTPAPSVDTQVATYAYDHNVYDQFEREGYGFATVTSSQLGADGQAYRSVVQRYANDSYYDQGLLTRQTLVDASGAKQTQTVNDYTLYDVDTGKDLTAVQARANSADAVFPKLSTTTEEYYQGRAAPGKTTSADYVYDAHGNPTRIIDHGDGPQNTVIADITYADCPAADPNDPGADDDATNVFNVPTEVKVTGADGDILRDEHSIVKCSDGAPSKIAQSLADGTSAVTTIAYDEHFNIASITNPAGAGGKAYKVTYEYDPQTSTYPSMVTDSFGYRSTATYDPRFGAVASSTDLNGNTTDYRYDEFGRIIAVVGPNQQGSGADTLSFEYAPDAAVPWAQSHAIDTLYGGTLDTVTFVDGLDRTVQTTHDATVATAAAEAPKHVVVASGRVVFDAFGRTVKQYYPTAAPLGAEVAFHADFDAVDPAVSTYDVLDRLTKYVAPSHATTTWAYDFGDDRAGDTEFRSIRTDARQNTTATYTDVRRNVRAVAMHNGGDDVWTQYAYNPLGQLTATIDDHGNTTSIAYDRLGRETSITSPDSGRTDYGYDLASNMISQQTADLRAAKGSPQITYGYDYTHLTSIHYPGAPETDVAYTYGDPGAAHNGAGRVVAVTDQAGRQTYEYDKIGDVTRESDTINAIHAQPHQTYVTSFGYDTWGRQHTLTYPDGEKLTYSYGFGGLVDAAAGAVDGRTQVYVSGLQYDKFGHQVLQQNGNGTATRYGYGATTQRLVTIASTGASGVFQNQSYAYDAVGNVTAERNDVPAPTAGEYGGPSSQTFTYDDLYRLTSATGTYRYAPKNTRTYALRLTYDSLGDILTNTQTDTITVPGGASQVQAATTHDWRYAYQGMQPNAVSAVTGTGTLSGVSNGKGSGNTPSMGAAFSYDPNGNQTGWQASKGGERRSIVWDDANRIQSIANNGQTTRFRYDANGNRVVTYGPGGVTTTVNRYYTVINADRIVKNVFVGTQRVAQHSYTTDEPDSDAVYWYQRDLQGSTAYITDQGGTVFQHLEYFPTGAPWVDEVSDPHVIDYLYASQAYSPVTQLSYFGARYLDPVLGQFLSPDPAMQPSPQAAVDDPMRLQPYSFADDNPVRNVDPDGRAPTSAQQEYLHRAFSTPEGRQAFMTGTDRVVKAWLGTQPRHVRWAVNAATNKSKLIGAYKKFAAPDVPPLIGVTLHKGGKIKVKIIGISIGRR, encoded by the coding sequence GTGGAATGCGCACGGAAATGGCTGGCCGTTGCCGTCGGCATCGGTGTGGTGGCGGCGATCGGGTTCACGCCCGGCGTCGCGCAGGCAGAGGCGACCGCAGGCTCGGCATCGGCGGGGATCGCCGCCCTGCTGGGTCTGCCCGATCAGGGTGGTCCGCAACAGACCGATACCCAGACGCTGCCAGGTCTGCAGTCGGTGGACCCGAGCTCGCAGATCTCGCTGATCGACCCGCCGACGGCGAACAATCAGGGCGCAGCGCGACTGTCATACCCGATCGAGGTGCCGGCCGGCCGCGCCGACTCGCAGCCGAAGCTGTCGATCGCATACGACTCATCGGCCGCGAACGGATGGCTCGGGCTCGGCTGGGACCTGTCGTCCGAGGCGATCAGCGTCGACACGCGGTGGGGTGTGCCGCGCTATGACCCCGACAACGAGTCGGAGAGCTATGACTTCAGCGGCAACGAGCTGACTCCGCTGGCGCACACCGGCGATCTGCAGCCGCGGCAGAAGAACCGTGAGTTCAAGGAGCGCATCGAGGGCACGTTCTACACGATCATCCGATGGGGCGATAGCCCCGCCGACTACTGGTGGGAGGTCATCGACCAGTCCGCCACCGCGTACTACTTCGGTGCGAAGCTCACCTACGTCAAAGACGCGCACGGTGACGCGGTGCTGACGCCGACGCTCGACGAAGATCAGGTGCTGCGGGACGCCAAGGGCAACATCTTCAAGTGGCCGTTGACCGTCATGCACGACTTCAGCGGCAACGTCACCACGTATCAGTACACGCGCGTCGACGATCCGGTGTCGGCGAAGGCCGACCTCGCGGGCACGCAGCTGTATTTGTCGAAGATCACCTACGACGGATTCGACTCGGGTGAGGCCATCGAGCCCGGCCCGTACACGGTGACCCTCGCGCTGACGCCGTACGTCTCGGGCACGACGCCGCGCCCCGACGCGATCACCGACGCGCGCGGCGGGTTTCTGCAGGTGACCGCGCGGCTGCTGAGCACCGTCACGGTCGCCTATGACGGCACGACGATCCGCTCCTACAAGCTTGCGTACCAGCCCGGAGAATTCCACAAGACGCTCCTGCGATCCATCGCCGAGTACGGCGCCGACGGCACGAAGTTCAACACGCACACGTTCGCCTATTACGACACCGTGAAACCCGACGGCGACACAGCCGGCTACAACGGCTTCACGAAGAACGCGACGACCTGGGACACCGGCTCGGACTCCGGCGTGACGGGCGCGGACATCTCCGGCCTCGAGAACCCCAGTTCGCTCAGCGGCGGCTATTCCAACAGCTACGACGGGCACATCTATCTGGGCTTCAACCCGCTCGAACCCAGCAAAGACGGCTCGGTCGGGGCCACTCTCGACGTCAACCACATCGACTCCGACGAGTCCCTGGCGCTGCTGGACATCAACGGCGACGGGCTGCCCGACAAGGTCTTCGAACGCGGCTCGGGCGTGTACTACCGGCTGAATCGCTCGGGACCCGACGGCGGCTACACCTTCGGCGAGGCGCACGAGGTGCAGGGACTGAACACGCTCGGCACCCAATCCGCAGACAGTGTCACGGTGGGGCCCGAGGCGCACATCGCGGCCTCGCTGGCGTACGGCCACACGTGGACTGTGAACACGTCACGCGTCTATTTCATCGACGTCAACAACGACGCCCTTCCCGATCTCGTGCACGGCACCTCAGTGCTGTTCAACCATCTCGTCAAAGCCGACGACGGAACCATGACGCCGGCGTTCTCAGCCGACAGTGCGCCGACCAGGGTGCCGATCGGCGAGAGCCACGTCGACGCGAAGGCGCTGCTGCCCGAGCTCACGGAGATCTACCAGCAGGAACTGAAAGCTTCGCCGCTGGTGGATGCCGTGCGCCGGTGGGTGGCACCGTACTCCGGCACGATCGCCATCACCGGGTCGGCCGGAATGGCAGACCCGGCGCCGTCGTCTTACGACACGGCCGACGGAGTGACGGTGGCGATTCAGCACAATGGCGCGCAACTGTGGTCGCAGCACGTCGGTGCACGCGCGACCGACGGGGTCACACCGCCGGAGGGCAAGGTCGGCGCCATCGACGTGAAGGCGGGCGACCGCATCTACTTCAGGGTGGAATCCGGCTACGACGGAAAATACGACGCGGTGGCCTGGAACCCTACGATCACCTACACCGATCGGGCGGCGGGCACCGATGTGAACGGCCTGCCGACGACCGTGTTCACCGCGGCAGACGACTTCACGACGGCCGGTCGGCCCGACATGCGCATCACGATGCCGTTCACCGGCACGATCGGTTTGTCCGGGGCGCTGTACAAGACGGCGCCCACCAGCGACGACGTCACGCTGCAGGTGCTGGACGTCGGCATGGTCGGTGCTGCGGCGCACACGCCCAAGGTCCTGTTCACGCGCACGCTGCGCGCCGACCAGATCGGCACGATCACGCCCCCCGACGACCTCGACGTCGCAAAGGGCCAGGTGCTGGAGCTGAAGGTGGCCGTCGATTCGCGCATCGACCTCGCCCGCATCCGCTGGGCGCCGCAGCTGTACTACACGGCCGGCACCGCCGCCGACGGCGAACCGCTGGTGACCACCGATCAGAGTGGGAAGCACGTCATCCAGCTCAATCCGCCCTATAGCACCGATGTCTATGCCCGCTCGACCATGGCGAGTCCCCAGACCGGGGTCGCGCGCGACAAGGGCGCCTACGTTATCGTGCCGAGCACGCCGGCCACGGTGCCCGCGACGCCCGGGCAGGCGGGCGCCACCGGCGACCCGGTGCCGATGGCCGGCCACCCCACCGGAACGATCGTGTTCACGGCCAAGACCGCCCATCGGCTGCTGGCCAAAGAGACCCTGACGGTCACGAAGGGTCTGGTGACCGCCTGCAGCATCGAGAAGACGACGGATGCCTCGACGTCGGCGTGCGATCTGAACGCCACGGGCGGGTGGCCGAGCGTGACGATCGACCTCGACACGGACGCGCGGGTCTTCTACGCGTTCTCGACGGTGGACCCCGTGTTGTCGGACGACATCACCTCGGGGGCAGCCGGCGGCGACGCGGTTCCCGTGTATGGCGCGTACAACACGGCCGACTCCGCGCAGAACGTGATCACGGGCAAAGGACTGTATGCGCAGCCGTACCGCGGCTGGGCGTCCACGAGCTACAACGGCGGCAACCGCAGCGATGCCGATGCGGCGATGGACGAGTCGAAGCTGATCATCGACACCAGCGACTATCCGAGCCCCGACGACTACTACCACCCCGATCTGGGCAGCGACGGCGAACATTCGAACAACACGAACACGCACCCCTATCCGACCAACGACACGGCCTTCGACCCGACGAAGGGCGGGTTCGTGGGTGCCGCCGACAGCCCGAACCCGATCAATGCCGACGCGTGGCCGCTGGCGCCGAGCCCGGCGCACCGCGACGAGTCCACGCAGCCCGCCGCCGATCTTCCCGACCAGTGGGCGGGGTCGAAGAACGAGAGCTGGACGCGCGCGGGCACGATGTCGAGCACCCGGCTCGGCCAGGACTACGTGCAGGTGCCCAGCGCCGACGACTTCGCGACCGCGGGCGCTGTGTGGCAGGTCAGCCTGTCGCAGCAGGACGCCATCGAGGCAGACCTGTTCGGCATCGGCGGGTCGTACTCGTGGGGCTACAGCGACGGCCTGCTCGACGAGCTCGACATGAACGGCGACGGCTTCCCCGACATCGTCAGCGGCGGGAACGTGCAGTACACCGACCAGGTCGGCAGGCTCGATTCGTCCGCCGCCTCGGTGCTGGGTGCGGGCGCGGCCGGCGGCATCCCGGGCCTGCCCGGATCGAACTCGGTCCGTGAGACGCACTCGTCGGCGTGGAGCCTCGGGCTCTCCGGCGACCTGGCGCGATTCGGCGCGGACGCGAAGGGCTCGACGAATGCACCTCAGCAGGCACAACCCGGCTCGGGCATCGTGAAGAAGGCCGGGTCCGCATCGTCGGGCGCCCATGCGGCCGACGAGGGTACCGCGAAGCGCAATGCGGCCGGGGCGCTGCCCGGCAGCGCGGGTGGGGCGGCGGAGTCCGGCGGGGCCGCAGGCGAAGAATCCGACTCGGAGGGGTCGGGCGGCTCGTCGGCGGTGAGCAAGCGCGGCTCGGGGTCGTCGGGAGCCTCCGGCAACGACGCCGAAGGCGGGGCGCCCCTGAGCGCCTCCGACATCGCCAGCAAGCTGAACCTCGGCGTCAGCGGCAAATACGGGCAGGGCACGAGCAACCACGACGACGACCACGAACCGGGCTTCCCACTCGTGGACACCGATCTGATCGACATCAACGGCGACGGTCTGCCCGACCGCGTCTCGACCGACGACAACGGCCACATGAAGGTCGCGTTCAACCTCGGGTATGCGTTCACCGACGCGGTCAGCTGGAGCGATGACGCGGTGGTGCAGAAGGGGTCGAGCGCTTCGGTGACCGGCGGCGCCACCCTCGGCTTCAACGACGGCATGTTCGGGATCAGCGGGGGCGTGGCCGGAGGAACCGAAGCCGACCAGGACGACGGCGTGCTCGTCGACATGAACGGCGACGGGCTCGTGGACTACGCCACGGACAAGGATGGCGAGCTGCTGGTCGCGGTGAACACGGGCGACGGATTCGCGGCGCCCGTCGTGTGGCAACACGCCATGACCTCCGCCCCGATCGACGGCGTGGACTCTCAAGTCGCCACCAGCACGAGTGTCGACCTCGGCGGCGGCGGCTACTTCACGGTCGGCATCCCGACGTGCTTCATCCCCCCGGACTTCGAGCCCGCGTGCTACATCATCATCAACCCGGGCTTCGACTACAGCCGGTCGATGACCCGGCAGGAGCTGCAGCTGCGCGACGTGAACGGCGACGGCTATCCCGACAACCTGGCGAGCACCTCGGAGTCGAAGCTGGACGTGAAGCTCAACCAGACCGGCACGACGAATCTGCTCAAGACCGTCGATCGACCTCTGGGCGCATCGTTCGACATCGAGTATGCGCGCACCGGAAACACCACCGACGATCCCTCGTCGACATGGGCGATGAGCAAGGTCACCGTGCACGCCGACACCCCGGCACCCAGTGTCGACACGCAGGTGGCGACGTATGCGTACGACCACAACGTGTACGACCAGTTCGAGCGTGAAGGCTACGGCTTCGCCACCGTCACCAGCAGCCAGCTCGGCGCGGACGGCCAGGCCTACCGCAGCGTCGTGCAGCGCTACGCGAACGACAGCTACTACGACCAAGGTCTGCTGACGCGGCAGACCCTCGTGGATGCGTCCGGTGCGAAGCAGACGCAGACCGTCAACGACTACACCCTGTACGACGTCGACACGGGCAAGGACCTCACCGCGGTCCAGGCCCGCGCGAACAGCGCCGACGCGGTGTTCCCCAAGCTGTCGACCACGACCGAGGAGTACTACCAGGGTCGAGCTGCACCCGGCAAGACGACGTCGGCCGACTACGTGTACGACGCCCACGGCAACCCGACGCGGATCATCGACCACGGCGACGGCCCGCAGAACACCGTCATCGCTGACATCACGTACGCGGACTGCCCCGCCGCCGATCCGAACGACCCCGGCGCGGACGACGATGCGACGAACGTCTTCAACGTGCCCACCGAAGTGAAAGTCACCGGCGCCGACGGTGACATCCTGCGCGACGAGCACTCGATCGTGAAGTGCTCCGACGGCGCGCCCTCGAAGATCGCGCAGTCGCTGGCGGACGGAACCAGCGCCGTCACCACCATCGCCTACGACGAGCACTTCAACATCGCATCGATCACGAACCCCGCAGGTGCTGGTGGCAAGGCGTACAAGGTCACGTACGAGTACGACCCGCAGACCTCGACCTACCCCAGCATGGTCACCGACAGCTTCGGGTACCGATCCACAGCCACGTACGATCCGAGGTTCGGCGCCGTCGCGTCGTCGACCGACCTCAACGGCAACACCACCGATTATCGCTACGACGAATTCGGCCGGATCATCGCCGTGGTCGGGCCGAACCAGCAGGGCAGCGGGGCCGACACGCTGAGCTTCGAGTACGCCCCCGACGCCGCCGTGCCGTGGGCGCAGTCCCACGCCATCGACACGCTTTACGGCGGCACGCTCGACACGGTCACGTTCGTCGACGGACTCGACCGCACCGTGCAGACCACGCACGACGCCACCGTCGCGACGGCGGCGGCCGAGGCTCCCAAGCACGTGGTGGTCGCGTCCGGCCGCGTCGTCTTCGACGCCTTCGGGCGCACGGTCAAGCAGTACTACCCCACCGCTGCGCCGCTCGGCGCGGAGGTCGCCTTCCACGCGGACTTCGACGCGGTGGACCCCGCCGTCAGCACGTATGACGTCCTGGACCGGCTCACGAAATACGTCGCGCCGAGCCATGCCACGACCACGTGGGCCTACGACTTCGGCGACGACAGGGCCGGCGACACAGAGTTCCGCAGCATCCGCACCGATGCACGTCAGAACACGACCGCCACCTACACCGACGTTCGGCGGAACGTCCGTGCCGTCGCGATGCACAACGGCGGCGACGACGTGTGGACGCAGTATGCCTACAACCCGCTCGGCCAGCTGACAGCGACGATCGACGATCACGGCAACACGACCTCGATCGCGTATGATCGGCTCGGCCGCGAGACCTCGATCACGAGCCCCGACTCGGGCCGCACCGACTACGGCTACGATCTCGCGTCGAACATGATCAGCCAGCAGACGGCGGATCTGCGTGCCGCAAAGGGGTCGCCGCAGATCACCTACGGCTACGACTACACGCATCTGACGTCCATCCACTACCCGGGAGCGCCCGAGACCGACGTCGCCTACACCTATGGCGATCCGGGCGCGGCGCACAACGGGGCCGGGCGCGTCGTGGCCGTGACCGACCAGGCGGGCCGCCAGACGTATGAGTACGACAAGATCGGGGACGTCACCCGCGAGTCGGACACGATCAACGCGATCCACGCACAGCCGCACCAGACCTACGTGACATCATTCGGCTACGACACCTGGGGGCGCCAGCACACGCTGACCTATCCCGACGGCGAGAAGCTGACGTATTCGTACGGATTCGGCGGCCTCGTGGACGCCGCGGCAGGAGCCGTGGACGGCCGCACGCAGGTGTACGTCAGCGGGCTGCAATACGACAAATTCGGCCACCAGGTGCTGCAGCAGAACGGCAACGGCACCGCCACCCGATACGGGTACGGCGCCACCACGCAGCGACTGGTGACCATCGCATCCACCGGCGCGTCGGGGGTGTTCCAGAACCAGTCCTATGCGTACGACGCGGTAGGCAACGTGACCGCCGAGCGCAACGACGTGCCGGCCCCCACAGCCGGCGAGTACGGCGGCCCGAGTTCGCAGACGTTCACGTACGACGACCTGTACCGTCTGACCAGCGCGACGGGCACATATCGCTACGCGCCGAAGAACACCCGCACGTACGCCCTCCGACTCACGTACGACTCGCTGGGCGACATCCTGACCAACACTCAGACCGACACGATCACTGTGCCGGGTGGCGCGAGCCAGGTGCAGGCGGCCACCACGCACGACTGGAGGTATGCGTACCAGGGGATGCAGCCCAACGCGGTCAGCGCCGTCACGGGCACAGGCACACTCTCGGGTGTGAGCAACGGAAAGGGATCGGGCAACACCCCGTCGATGGGCGCCGCGTTCAGCTACGACCCGAACGGCAACCAGACGGGGTGGCAGGCGAGCAAGGGCGGCGAGCGCCGCTCGATCGTGTGGGACGACGCGAACCGCATCCAGAGCATCGCGAACAACGGTCAGACCACCCGGTTCCGCTACGACGCGAACGGAAACCGCGTCGTGACATATGGCCCGGGCGGGGTGACGACCACGGTGAATCGCTACTACACGGTCATCAACGCCGATCGAATCGTCAAGAACGTCTTCGTCGGCACGCAGCGCGTTGCGCAGCATTCGTACACGACCGACGAACCCGACAGCGATGCCGTGTACTGGTATCAGCGTGACCTGCAGGGCAGCACGGCATACATCACCGATCAGGGCGGCACCGTCTTCCAGCACCTGGAGTACTTCCCCACGGGTGCGCCCTGGGTCGACGAGGTCAGCGACCCGCACGTCATCGACTACCTCTATGCGTCGCAGGCCTACAGTCCGGTCACGCAGCTGTCGTACTTCGGGGCGCGCTACCTGGATCCGGTGCTCGGCCAATTCCTGTCGCCGGACCCGGCGATGCAGCCATCGCCCCAGGCGGCGGTCGATGACCCGATGCGGCTGCAGCCGTACAGTTTCGCCGATGACAATCCGGTGCGAAACGTCGACCCCGACGGGCGTGCACCGACCAGCGCCCAACAGGAGTACCTGCACCGCGCGTTCTCGACGCCCGAAGGGCGCCAGGCGTTCATGACCGGGACCGACAGAGTCGTGAAGGCCTGGCTGGGCACGCAGCCGCGCCATGTGCGGTGGGCGGTGAATGCGGCCACGAACAAGAGCAAGCTGATCGGCGCCTACAAGAAGTTCGCAGCGCCCGACGTGCCGCCGCTGATCGGAGTGACTCTGCACAAGGGGGGCAAGATCAAAGTGAAGATCATCGGCATCTCGATCGGACGCCGCTGA